The window ACTCTAGCGAAAGTTAAGTCGGCATTTTTTGTAAAAACAACCGTTTTTTGCGCAATGTATTTTAAGAAACTTTGTCGGCTTTCTTCTAAAAACTTATTGGCAACATTAGGTATGATGCTTATTTTTTTAATTTGCTCTGTAGAGAGTTGTGTTTCTACATCGAAGGTACGAATGCTATCTACTTCGTCACCAAAAAACTCAATTCTATATGGTTCGTCATGGCTAAAGGAGAATACATCTACAATTCCTCCACGAACGGAAAATTCTCCAGGTTCGGTAACAAAATCTACCCGTTTAAATTTGTATTCGAATAATACTTCGTTAACAAAATCTATAGATAAATCATCCTGAACAGAGATTTTCAACGTGTTTTTTTCCAGTTCTCGACGCGTTACTACTTTTTCAAAAAGGGCATCTGGATAGGTAACAATTATTGCTGGCTTTTTACGAGAATTTATTCGGTTTAAGACTTCCGATCGTAGTAGCACATTAGCATTGTCTGTTTCTTCTATTTGGTAAGGTCTTCTATAGCTTCCAGGATAAAAGAGAACGTCTTTACTGTTTAGTAATTGTTCTAAATCGTTGAGGTAAAAGGCAGCTTCTTCTTTATCGTTAAAAATAAGAAGGAATGGTTTTTCGGCTTGTTTAAAATTTTGAGAAATGATAAACGAAAGGGAAGAACCAACAAGTCCTTTAATATGTGTTTTTGTTTCGGTTTTGGCAATAGCAGTTTGCAGTTTTTGCGATTGCAAAGACTGTGCGTAGGTTTGCGAGAGAAGTGTTTTACTCACGTATTTTAATTTTAGGTAAAGATAAAATTTACAATGTTTTTAGCCACGAATACACGGATGTTTTTTTAGTATTTTTATTTAATTCATGCTAGCCTTTTATCTGTTAGTCTTTTTTGTAGCTCATTTTCTGAATTCTTGATGATATGCTGTAATGGTTTTATATGAAAATCCGTTTTACTAAGCATATCTTCTTAGTAACAATAAATTACAGGTTTTACTAAGGCTAAAGCAAACCACTTTTAAAATAAAAAAGAATTTCTAGGATATGATAAGTCTGACACGCAGATTTATGATTTTTAATGGAACTTGTTTTTGCATTAGCGATAGCAGTGGCATCCTTTTTTGTGTGCAAAAAAGATATAACGAATAGCGCGACACTACGAAGCTTTTGCGCAGTGGTGTAATGCCCAAATGATGCAAGTTTAGTTTGTTTTGTTAGACCTAAAAAAAGCTAATAATAATGTTTTAAATCGTGTTTTGTTTAATTATCTTTGTGCCACTTAAAAAAAAGAATATATGTCAATTTCAGATTTATTTGATAGTGGATTTAAAAAGCGTAATGAAGACCATTTTGCTTCAATTGTTAGAGTTGCAATGGAAGATGGGGTTATTACAGATGAAGAAAAGGCGTTTTTAGATCGTTTAGCTAGAAATTTAGATATTAGCGAAGGGGATTATGCAATAATTTTAAAGGATTATGCTTCTCATCATATTAACCCTCCAACTTCTTACGATAATCGTTTAGAGCGTTTGTATGATTTATCTAGAATGGTTTATGTAGATCATATTAAAGGCGATGATGAAGAACATGTTTTACGTAAGATTGCTGTTGGATTAGGTTTTAAACCTGAAAATGTAAAGTATGTTGTGGATAAAGCACTTGCTTTGGTAAGTAATAAAGTGGATTTAGACACTTTTATGGAAGAAATAAAAACAATGAATAAGTAATATTTTTATATTATTTAGTATATAAAAAAGGCGAACTATCATAGTTCGCCTTTTTTTATTTTAAGTATTTGTGAATGGTTTTCAGTAAGCTTTTCTCATCAAAAGGTTTACTAATCACATCGTTTATTTTTGCTTTTTTGTAGCGTTTTAAGTCTTCAGGGAATACTTTTCCTGTTAATGCTAAGATTGGTATTTTTTTAAGATCTTTTTCTGGTAGTTGTCTAATTTCTATGGCAAGTTTATCTCCAGTGGTATTTGGTAGATTGATGTCCATTAAAATAATATCTGGCTTTTGGTTTTGGATGGTTTCTATTAGCGTATCTGGATTGGTAACGATATCTAAATAAAACTTTCCTTGTGCTGCTAATATTTTAAGTACGGAGAGTTGCGTTATTTCTGAGTTTTCTACTAAAAGAATATGGTATTTATCTTTTCCTAGTTTTTCTACAGTAGCAACTTCTACTTTTTTATGTTTTGTTTTTGTATCTAATTTAAAACTTAAATTTAAAGCGAAAGAGGTTCCTTCATTAAATTCACTGTCAATAGAGATGTTACCATCCATTAACGAAACCAAGTTTTTTACAATGGCTAATCCTAATCCTGTGCCTTTGTTTCTTTGGGTTTTGTCTACTTGGGTGAAGCTTGTAAAAACTTTATCTAGGTTTTCTTCTTCTATACCAATTCCTGTGTCTATAATTTGAAAATGAATACTTGCTTTATTAGCTCTTACTTGATTTAAAGAAACATTTAAAGTGATACTCCCTTTTGTGGTGTATTTAATTGCATTGTCTATTAGATTGCCAAGTATTTGCTTTAATCTATAAGGATCACCAATAATATGTGTTGGTAATTTTTCTCCAATAGTACTAAGAAAAGTTAATCCTTTTTCTTCGGCTTTTATTTTATAAGTGAAAACAAATTCTTCTAAAAACTCGGGTAGGTTGAAAGAGTCTTCAATCAAATTAAGTTTACCAACTTCTATTTTAGAAATATCTAAAATGTCTTCAATCATGTGTTTTAAATGATTGGAAGAGGTGTTAATAATATTTAGGTAATCTTTTTGTTCGGAGTCTAGATTGGTTTTACCTAAAATATCTACAAAAGTAATTATCCCAGAAAGAGGTTCTCTAATTTCATGGCTAAAGTTAGCGATGAAGGTGTTTTTAAATTCTTCTTTTTCTAATAAGTATTTATTTTTTAATTCAAGAATTTGGGAGTCTATAACCGATTCGTTTCTCTTTTGCGCAGTTAATTGATAATTGTCGTAATGCGTTGTTAAGTCTTGAATGATTAGTAGCGCGTGTTTTTTAGAAAACGTTTTAAGCGTAATATCTGCTATTATATTTCTATTGTCTGTTTCTAAATGAATACATGAGAATAGATATTCTTGGTTTTCCTCGGTATCTAATAAGGTTGTAATACTTTCAAAAAAAGGATGTAAACTAGTTATACTTTGCTTGGCAACATTTGAATAGAAAGCGTCGTCAGACTCTAGGATAACACCTTTTTTATCTATAATTAGATATTGAATAATAGCCTTTTCATGTGCTATTCTATGTTCTGCGAGCATTATTCTGTAGTTTATGAAATTAGTTGTTTAGCTAATGTAGAGAATAGATCATTAACTTTCGTATTTGCTTTTGCGCTAGTATAAAAATCGGTGAACGACCCAAAAACATCGCTGTTCTGCTTAATAAAGTCTTTGGTAACTAAATCTTTTTTGTTTCCTACTACTTTTATTGGGATGTTTGGATAGTTTGTTTTTATAAAATTTAAATCGCTTTCTAATTGCTGGTAGGTTGCAGGTCTAGTAAGGTCGAATACGTATATCATACCACTAGTACCTAACATATAAGAGGCTCTTGTGTTTGTAATATCGTCATTACCTTCTAGATCCCAAATAATTAAAGAAACGGTTTCCTTTGGAGAAATTACTACTTCTTTTTTTAATATATGTACACCTATGGTTACTTTGTAGTTGTCGGTAAAAGTGTCTTCGACAAAACGTCTAATAAGCGAAGATTTACCAACACCAAAGTGACCAAGTAAAACTATTTTTTTAGAGATATTCATTAGCAAAATATGCTTTTAATTTTTTAGTTAAAGACTCTTTATTTTTTAGATCTGTTTCATTAATAATGTTTTGAGCAAAATCTAATAGTTTGTCTTCTAATTCTGTTTTATGACTAGCATTAAATATGCCAGAAATTACTACTGCAATATAATAGGATGAAAAATTTTGAATATATATACTATACGTTTCATATTCAATGAGTTCTAGGTTTTGGTCATTTTTTTTAAAAGCATCTTCAACAAAGCTTTTAATTGCAGTTAACATACCCGCAACCATATCTTCATCTATATCATCTGTTTTAGAGTATTTTGAAATAAGTAAACCCGATCCTTTTTCAATAACCATAAACTGGTTTAATTTTGGAGCGAATTGGTTTTGTAAAATTAAATCGGCCTCACTAACTCCAGAAGTTTTAGCTTTAAATTTTCGTTTAAAGCCTTTAAAAGAAAAGGTGTTGTCTATTTGTTGGTTTATTTTTTCGGATAAAAGTTTGAATTCATTTTGAATGTACTTCTTTATCATTCTACCTAGAATTGGGTACAATGCTTCAACTACGGCATCCTGAGAATTTTTTATTTCCGTTTTTAATGCTTCTGTAATAGTTGGACCTAAAGTGTTTGGTATTTCGAGAACAAATTTATTTAATTTATCATCAATAATTGGATCTACCTTTTCCGATAAATTTGTTTTTTGATTTATTGTTTCCTCAAGGATTTTGATTTTTTCATGAATCGATAAAGCATATTCTCTTTCATCTGTTAGTAAGATGTCTTTAAGAATTTTAAGTTTATCTTCTTGATTCATGATTGCTAGTAATTTGTGTTACTTGCTTATTTTTTCACCAAGATTCATTAACAAGTCGCCTAACAATTTTCTGTCTAATTTTTTTTCGTCAAGGGTATCTGCTTTGTCATTAAAAGAATTTTCAAGATCTGTAATTCTTATGTTAATGTCAGTGCTTAAATTATCAATATTTTGAAGTAATTCTTTTCTAACATCATCGACCAAGTTTTCTAATTCTTGCTTTTTGTTAAGGATGTCATTTTTTACCGCTTCAAACTCAATATCGTAAGCTTGCATGTTTTCTCCAAAAATAAGCTGTTTTATAGCATCAATTTTTGTAGAAGCTTCTACATTGGAATTATGTGATTCGGTGTTGTTATTTGTAAGTTTTTCTTTAGCCATTATCGTTTAGCTTTTGTTTAAAAAAGTAATGTACAAAAATAATGAAAAAGTAATGACTTAATCTAGTAAATATTAAGCCTTTTGCATAAATTCTTCTGCTTTTTCGACCATATTTTTACTTCCACACAAAAACGGCACTCTTTGGTGTAATTCTGTAGGGTCAATTTCCATAATTCTAGTGTAACCATCACTTGCTTTTCCGTTAGCTTGTTCTGCTAAAAAGGCCATTGGGTTACATTCATATAACAAACGTAATTTACCTTGTGGGTTTTTAGAACTTTTTGGGTACATATACACACCTCCTTTTATCATATTTCTATGAAAATCGGAAACTAATGATCCAATATATCTGCTTGTATAGGGTCTGTCACCTTCTTCCTCTTGGCAATATTTAATGTAGTTTTTAACCCCTTGTGGAAATTGTGCATAGTTCCCTTCATTTACAGAATAGATTTTGCCATCAACGGGAAACTGCATGTCTGGATGCGATAAATAAAATGTACCAATTGCTGGATTAAGTGTAAAACCATTAACACCATCTCCAGTTGTGTAAACAATCATTGTTGATGTTCCATAAACAATATATCCGGCAGCTACTTGTTGGTCTCCTTTTTGTAAAAAATCTTCTAAAGTAACAGGAGTTCCTACTGGTGTTACTCGTCTGTATATGGAAAAAATAGTACCTACAGAAACGTTTACATCAATGTTAGAGGATCCATCTAAAGGATCTATTAAAACAATATATTTGTTTTGGTTGTTTTCGTCTTGACTGTTAATAGCAATAAAATCGTCTTCTTCTTCACTAGCAATACCACATACTATGTTACGTTTTGTAAGTGTTTGAATAAACTTCTCATTTGCATAAACATCTAGTTTTTGTTGGTCTTCACCTTGAATGTTTGTGTCTCCTGCTGCACCAATAATATCTACTAAACCGGCTTTGTTTACTTCATGGTTTACCACTTTTGCTGCCAAACGAATGGAGTTAATAAGTCTAGATAACTCGCCAGAAGTATATTTAAAAGATGTTTGGTTTTCTATAATAAATTCTCCTAATGTTTGTTTTGTTCTAGACATAATAGCTTTTTAATGGTTTTTACAAATATCGTTTTTTTTAACAAATTATAACGTTATCGTTTTACTTTAATGCATAAAAATTAATGCCTTTAAACTATATTTGAGAATAAAATTAGCAGATGGACTTTATAATTAGAGAAGCAACAATAAACGACGCAAAACAAATCTTAGACTTAATTGTAGAATTGGCAGTTTTTGAAAAGGAACCTGATGCAGTAGAAGTAACTATAAAGGATTTAGAAAAAGATGGATTTGGTAGTAATCCTGTTTTTAAATGTTTTGTCGCAGAATACAACAATGAAATTGCAGGAATTGCTGTGGTTTACAATAGATATTCTACATGGAAAGGCAGAATAATACATTTGGAAGATCTTATTGTAAGTCAGAAATATAGAGGTAAAGGTCTTGGTACTTTACTATTAAATCAAGTAGTTATTTATGGAAATGCACTAGGTGCTAAAAGAATAAATTGGGAAGTTATTGATTGGAATGAACCTGCAATTCGTTTTTACGAACAAAAAGGAGCAAAAGTACTTCGAGATTGGGATGTAGTGCAATTGGATGAAGAAGGAATAAAAAACTATTTATCGAAAATATGAGGGTTTTTAAATTTGGGGGTGCATCTATTAAAGATGCAGATGGCGTAAAAAAATTAGTAGAAACATTGCAAACGGTAGGTTATGATAATACTTTGATT is drawn from Lacinutrix sp. WUR7 and contains these coding sequences:
- a CDS encoding Rab family GTPase, with the translated sequence MNISKKIVLLGHFGVGKSSLIRRFVEDTFTDNYKVTIGVHILKKEVVISPKETVSLIIWDLEGNDDITNTRASYMLGTSGMIYVFDLTRPATYQQLESDLNFIKTNYPNIPIKVVGNKKDLVTKDFIKQNSDVFGSFTDFYTSAKANTKVNDLFSTLAKQLIS
- a CDS encoding TerB family tellurite resistance protein; the encoded protein is MSISDLFDSGFKKRNEDHFASIVRVAMEDGVITDEEKAFLDRLARNLDISEGDYAIILKDYASHHINPPTSYDNRLERLYDLSRMVYVDHIKGDDEEHVLRKIAVGLGFKPENVKYVVDKALALVSNKVDLDTFMEEIKTMNK
- a CDS encoding cell envelope biogenesis protein OmpA → MNQEDKLKILKDILLTDEREYALSIHEKIKILEETINQKTNLSEKVDPIIDDKLNKFVLEIPNTLGPTITEALKTEIKNSQDAVVEALYPILGRMIKKYIQNEFKLLSEKINQQIDNTFSFKGFKRKFKAKTSGVSEADLILQNQFAPKLNQFMVIEKGSGLLISKYSKTDDIDEDMVAGMLTAIKSFVEDAFKKNDQNLELIEYETYSIYIQNFSSYYIAVVISGIFNASHKTELEDKLLDFAQNIINETDLKNKESLTKKLKAYFANEYL
- a CDS encoding ATP-binding protein, with product MLAEHRIAHEKAIIQYLIIDKKGVILESDDAFYSNVAKQSITSLHPFFESITTLLDTEENQEYLFSCIHLETDNRNIIADITLKTFSKKHALLIIQDLTTHYDNYQLTAQKRNESVIDSQILELKNKYLLEKEEFKNTFIANFSHEIREPLSGIITFVDILGKTNLDSEQKDYLNIINTSSNHLKHMIEDILDISKIEVGKLNLIEDSFNLPEFLEEFVFTYKIKAEEKGLTFLSTIGEKLPTHIIGDPYRLKQILGNLIDNAIKYTTKGSITLNVSLNQVRANKASIHFQIIDTGIGIEEENLDKVFTSFTQVDKTQRNKGTGLGLAIVKNLVSLMDGNISIDSEFNEGTSFALNLSFKLDTKTKHKKVEVATVEKLGKDKYHILLVENSEITQLSVLKILAAQGKFYLDIVTNPDTLIETIQNQKPDIILMDINLPNTTGDKLAIEIRQLPEKDLKKIPILALTGKVFPEDLKRYKKAKINDVISKPFDEKSLLKTIHKYLK
- the fbp gene encoding class 1 fructose-bisphosphatase, translated to MSRTKQTLGEFIIENQTSFKYTSGELSRLINSIRLAAKVVNHEVNKAGLVDIIGAAGDTNIQGEDQQKLDVYANEKFIQTLTKRNIVCGIASEEEDDFIAINSQDENNQNKYIVLIDPLDGSSNIDVNVSVGTIFSIYRRVTPVGTPVTLEDFLQKGDQQVAAGYIVYGTSTMIVYTTGDGVNGFTLNPAIGTFYLSHPDMQFPVDGKIYSVNEGNYAQFPQGVKNYIKYCQEEEGDRPYTSRYIGSLVSDFHRNMIKGGVYMYPKSSKNPQGKLRLLYECNPMAFLAEQANGKASDGYTRIMEIDPTELHQRVPFLCGSKNMVEKAEEFMQKA
- a CDS encoding GNAT family N-acetyltransferase; this translates as MDFIIREATINDAKQILDLIVELAVFEKEPDAVEVTIKDLEKDGFGSNPVFKCFVAEYNNEIAGIAVVYNRYSTWKGRIIHLEDLIVSQKYRGKGLGTLLLNQVVIYGNALGAKRINWEVIDWNEPAIRFYEQKGAKVLRDWDVVQLDEEGIKNYLSKI
- a CDS encoding fructose 1,6-bisphosphatase, with the protein product MAKEKLTNNNTESHNSNVEASTKIDAIKQLIFGENMQAYDIEFEAVKNDILNKKQELENLVDDVRKELLQNIDNLSTDINIRITDLENSFNDKADTLDEKKLDRKLLGDLLMNLGEKISK